The sequence TGAAGCCAGTCAACTGTTGTCTTCTTCTCTGGATTATCGCACGACTTTGGAAAATTTAGCCTGTTTGGCTGTGCCTCGTTTAGCAGACTGGTGCGCGATCGATGTGGTGGATGGGGAAGGGGTCTATGGGAATCCTCCCAGCTTGAAACGGATTGCGGTGGCGCACGTTGACCCGAATAAAGCAAACCTCGTTTGGCAATTACAATCGTATCTCAATAATCAGGAAAAGGCTCATTATCATTGTGGCGCGATCGTCTTGCGGAGTCACCATTCTGATGCCTGTTTTTATGTCAATGCTGCAAAAAATCATGAGATGGCGGTGGATCAAGAACATCTCCGCATTTTAGAAGAATTAGATTGTCGCTCTTATATTTGTGTTCCCCTTGCGGTTGGAGAAGAAATCCTAGGGACGCTGTTATTTGCAACCAGTGAATCAGGGCGACATTATACCCAAGCAGATTTATCCTTAGCCGAAGATTTGGCGCAACGAGCAGCGTTAGCCATTGAAAACGCTCGTTTGTATCAAGAAGCCCAAGAAGCTACAAATAATTTACGCACGACTTTTCAAATTTTACAGGAGCAAGAACAACAACTGCGTACTTTACAACAGTTAACGAATTTATTAAATCAACGACTGAGTAATTTACCCGAATTATTAAAAGTAATGGCGCAAGCGACTTATAAAACGATCGCGCAAGCAGAAGTCTGTTTAATTGCTTTGTATAATTCTCATCGGGAAGTGATGTTAACTGTTGCTGCGGGAGAACAAACGGAAAAGGTTGATTTAAAGCAAGTTTTTTCTTTAGAAAAAGGCGTTTTGCAATCCGTTTTTACTGACGGGAATCCAGAAATTTATCAGAACCATCAAAACCTTGACAATTTACCTCATTTAATGTACGGAGTTGCCATTGAGTCTGCAAAATCGGGGCGTTTAGGGGTTTTAGCCGTTGGACGTTGGAAAAAAAATGCGAGTGATGCTTTAGAAACAACGTTTAATAAAGAAGATCAGAAATTATTAAAAGCAGTGGGAGAACAAGCCGCGATCGCGATCGATAATGCCAGACTGATTAAAAGTTTAGAAGAAGGAGAAGAACGGCTCGAACAACAGAATAAAATTCTTGCTCAACAAAATCAAGAGTTAGAAAAACAGCAACGACATATTAAATTACAAAATATCAAACTGTTAGAAGCAGCCCGTTTAAAATCCCAATTTATCGCCACCATGTCCCATGAGTTACGCACCCCCATGAATGCAATTATTGGTTTTTCTCAGTTACTGCTGCGACAAGTAAAAGAGAGTTTAAAACCCCAACATACTCAAATGTTAGAGCGAATTTTGAGTAATGGGAAAACACTACTGGCTCTCATTAATGATATTCTTGATTTATCAAAAATGGAAGCAGGACGCTTAGAATTACGTCTGGAACGGTGTAACCTAAAAACAGTTATTTCTGATACGGTAGAAGAACTGCGATCACTTGCCGATGAAAAACAAATTGCTTTGACCTTTCAGTATGAACTAAACAATCCTTGGGTAACCAATGATAGCAATCGGATTCGTCAAGTGATTATTAATTTGCTCTCCAACGCGATTAAATTTACCGAAGAAGGATCAGTGACGGTTATTGCTACAGAATTGCCCGATAATTGGATTAAAATTATGGTTCAAGATACAGGAATTGGAATGACAGAAGAAGAAAAAAACCAGATTTTTGAAGCCTTTCGACAAGTTGATCAAACCCTAACCCGCAAATATCCAGGGACTGGTTTAGGACTCGCCATTACTGATTCCTTAGTGGAATTAATGGGCGGAGAAATTACCGTTCATAGTGTTCTCAACCAAGGCTCTTCTTTTGAAATTCAACTTCCTCGTCATGTCAAAGAAGATGAAAATGTCAAATCTCAATCCTCTTGTCACTCTGGTCATTTATATTAAGTTCTTAAGAACCATCAACAAATAGCATCCACCCACTGACCCTGATTCTGGTTAACAAGTCTCGATCGCGCTCCTGCCAAGACGCTAAATTAGATAGAGATCCTATAATCATAAGTCCAGATTAGACATTTTCATATTAAGTTACCTGTTCTATGTTTGACGCGCTATCGGAAAGTTTAGAATCTGCCTGGAAAAAGCTCCGGGGTCAAGATAAAATCACCAGCAACAATATTAAACCCGCCCTGCAAGAAGTGCGACGCGCCCTCCTGTCTGCCGATGTGAACCTGCAAGTGGTGAAAGGCTTCATTGCAGATGTAGAAAAAGCAGCAGAAGGGGCAGAAGTCCTGTCTGGGGTTCGTCCTGACCAACAGTTTGTCAAGATTGTCAATGATGAATTGGTCAAGGTAATGGGGGAAAGTAATGTTCCCCTCGCCGAAGCAGAAACCGCACCGACTGTGATTTTGATGGCAGGGTTACAAGGAACGGGGAAAACCACCGCCACCGCAAAACTGGCTTTGCATCTACGTAAACAAAACCGCAGCGCCTTAATGGTGGGAACCGACGTTTATCGTCCCGCAGCGATTGACCAGTTAAAAACACTAGGCGAACAAATCGACGTTCCCGTCTTTGAAATGGGAACGGAAGCCAATCCCGTAGATGTGGCGAAACAAGGGATTGAAAAAGCGAAAGCAGAAGGCATTGATACCGTCTTGGTTGACACCGCAGGACGCTTGCAAATTGACCAAGACATGATGCAAGAGTTAATTGCCATTAAAAATGAAATCTCGCCTCATGAAGTCTTGCTGGTGGTTGATGCGATGACTGGACAAGAAGCAGCCAGTCTGACAGATACCTTCCACCAACAAGTGGGCGTGACTGGTGCAATTTTAACCAAGTTAGATGGGGATACTCGGGGCGGTGCAGCTTTATCTGTGCGTCAAGTTTCGGGACAACCAATTAAATTTATTGGGGTTGGGGAAAAAGTGGAAGCGCTACAGCCGTTTTACCCCGAACGGATGGCATCTCGAATTTTAGGCATGGGCGATGTGGTTTCCTTGGTGGA comes from Halothece sp. PCC 7418 and encodes:
- a CDS encoding ATP-binding protein encodes the protein MVKVLLVEDDEVDRMAVQRALKKGVEEDLTIISADDCTSAINNLNTYDDLECVFLDYRLPDGDGLSLIQQIRSQYSKLPLVVLTGQGDHQVAVDLMKAGAIDYLSKDEISPENLSQSLHRAIRVYRAEREAEAANARLRESEERYRLVLEGSNEGIWDWNVESQVVYCNDRLLEMIGLAKGEREIDKDRFYDQIHPQDCPTVKKTIEDCVLGKTSQLEVEFRVRHSSGEYRYCIARGKAQPTHRGEARRLSGVLIDITERKRNEVRSQFLAEASQLLSSSLDYRTTLENLACLAVPRLADWCAIDVVDGEGVYGNPPSLKRIAVAHVDPNKANLVWQLQSYLNNQEKAHYHCGAIVLRSHHSDACFYVNAAKNHEMAVDQEHLRILEELDCRSYICVPLAVGEEILGTLLFATSESGRHYTQADLSLAEDLAQRAALAIENARLYQEAQEATNNLRTTFQILQEQEQQLRTLQQLTNLLNQRLSNLPELLKVMAQATYKTIAQAEVCLIALYNSHREVMLTVAAGEQTEKVDLKQVFSLEKGVLQSVFTDGNPEIYQNHQNLDNLPHLMYGVAIESAKSGRLGVLAVGRWKKNASDALETTFNKEDQKLLKAVGEQAAIAIDNARLIKSLEEGEERLEQQNKILAQQNQELEKQQRHIKLQNIKLLEAARLKSQFIATMSHELRTPMNAIIGFSQLLLRQVKESLKPQHTQMLERILSNGKTLLALINDILDLSKMEAGRLELRLERCNLKTVISDTVEELRSLADEKQIALTFQYELNNPWVTNDSNRIRQVIINLLSNAIKFTEEGSVTVIATELPDNWIKIMVQDTGIGMTEEEKNQIFEAFRQVDQTLTRKYPGTGLGLAITDSLVELMGGEITVHSVLNQGSSFEIQLPRHVKEDENVKSQSSCHSGHLY
- the ffh gene encoding signal recognition particle protein, which encodes MFDALSESLESAWKKLRGQDKITSNNIKPALQEVRRALLSADVNLQVVKGFIADVEKAAEGAEVLSGVRPDQQFVKIVNDELVKVMGESNVPLAEAETAPTVILMAGLQGTGKTTATAKLALHLRKQNRSALMVGTDVYRPAAIDQLKTLGEQIDVPVFEMGTEANPVDVAKQGIEKAKAEGIDTVLVDTAGRLQIDQDMMQELIAIKNEISPHEVLLVVDAMTGQEAASLTDTFHQQVGVTGAILTKLDGDTRGGAALSVRQVSGQPIKFIGVGEKVEALQPFYPERMASRILGMGDVVSLVEKAQEEIDMADAEAMQAKMLEARFDFNDFLKQMRLLKNMGSFGSVMKMIPGMNKLSGSDIEKGETQLKRTEAMINSMTKQEREEPELLAKSPSRRRRVGKGSGHQEKDVVKLVNDFTKMRSMMQQMGQGQMGMPGMGGGLGGMFGGGGGMGGQPQPGFRQAPGGGKKKKKKKKKKGFGDL